The genomic stretch GGCCCGACGCGTTCCCGCGCGGTGGGCATTCATCAGGCGGGCATTTACACCGGCATTGCACTGGGCGGCTTGGGCGGCTTCATTGCCGATTCGGCCTACGGCTGGCGGGCTGCGTTCAACTGGTTCGGGCTGGCGGGCGTGCTGTATGCCTTCGTGCTCGTGGCCTTCCTGCGCAATCCGGACAAACCGAAGGTGAATGTTGCACTGGGCGAAAAATCCCTGAGTCCGTGGGCGGCCGTGAAGTCCCTCCTTGGCCTCGGCTCCTTCATTCTGCTCGTGCTGTATTTCACGTTGCCCGCCTTGCCCGGCTGGCTGATGAAGAACTGGCTGCCCGCGATTTTGGCGGATACGTTCAAGCTGGGGCAGGGGACGGCTGGCCTCAACGCCACCTTGTGGATCACTTTTGCATCGCTGGTCGGCGTGCTGGCGGGCGGAGCGATTGCCGACCGCTGGATGCGCGTCACGCCGCGCGGACGGATTTACACCAGCGCCTTGGGAATGGTGCTGATGATTCCGGCGCTGTTCGGCGTCGGCTACGCGCCGTCGCTGGCAGTGGCGATTGTCTTTCTGGTCATCTTCGGGCTCGGGTGGGGTTTTTTCGACTGCAACAACATGCCGATCCTCTGCCAGATCGCGCGGCCGGAATTGCGCGCCACGGGCTATGGCCTGATGAATCTGGTCAGCATCACGGCCGGCGGCTGGTTCACCCAGAAAATCGGCGCCCTGCGCGATGCCGGGGTGGCGCCCGCGCTCATCTTTGTGTTCTGCGCGCTGGCGGCCGCAGTGTCCGTGGCACTGGTCCTGTTCATCCGGCCGCGAACCATCGCGGAAGCGCAGTCCGGCGGCCGGTGACAGCCGCCGTTCGTCCGACCTCAACTCCGCGCTTGCTGCGGTGCGCAACCGACGGTCAACTGGTCGCATGACAGACGAACGCTCGTTTCGGATTGGCGTGCTGGGCTCGGGCAAAGGCTCCAACTTTGTGGCCATTGCGGAAGCCATTCGCGCCGGCGCCGTGCCGGCCGAGGTTGCCCTCGTGTTGAGTGACGTGGAGAATGCCGGCATCCTGGAACGCGCCCGCGAACGCGGCCGGCCGGCGCGATACGTCGCGCCCGGGAAATTCCGCACCAAGCTCGACGACGAAGCCGAGGCGAACTTTGTGACGGCGCTGCGGGAGGCAAAGGTGGATTTGGTCGTGCTTGCCGGTTTCATGCGCATCCTCAAGAGCGGGTTGATGAACGCCTTTCTCAACCGCATCATCAACATCCACCCGTCGCTGCTGCCGTCGTTTCCGGGGCTGGAGGCGTGGAAGCAGGCGTTGGATCATGGCGTGAAGGTGACGGGCTGCACCGTGCATTTCGTGGATGCCGGAGTGGACAGCGGTCCCATCATCGGCCAGCAAACCGTGCCCGTGCTCGACGACGACACGCCGGAGTCGCTGCATCAACGCATTCACGCGGCGGAACATGAACTGTATCCGAAGTGCGTCGCGGCCCTGGCCCGGGGGGAAATTGAAGTGCGCGGGCGGCGGGTCGTTCACCGGCGCCCGTAATGGCCGGCGCCGGCTTCCCAACGCCGGCAGCGGAATGAAAAAAGGTTCGCCTCAGCCGGTCAAAATCGGTTAAACCATCCGGCCCGGCGGTCAACCCACGCCGGGATAAATTCACGACATGAGCAAGCAAGTGCTTCGATTCGGCCTGCCCAAGGGCAGTTTGCAGGAGTCCGCGCTCCAGAAGATGGCCAAAGCGGGCTGGAACGTTTCCGTTTCCAGCCGCTCCTATGTGCCTTATGTGGACGACGAGGAGCTGGAAATCCGTCTGATTCGCGCCCAGGAAATCAGCCGCTACGTCGAGAATGGTGTGCTCGATGCCGGCATCACCGGTCATGACTGGATCATTGAGAACGATTCCAAAGTCCACGAAGTCGGCGAATTTGTCTTCAGCAAGGTCAGCCGGCAGCCGACGCGCTGGGTGCTCGCGGTGCCGGAGCAATCGCCCATCAAGTCCGTGAAGGATTTGGAAGGCAAACGCATCGCGACCGAGGTGGTGAATCTGACCAAGCGCTGGCTCAAGAAAAATGGCGTGAAGGCCGAGGTGGAATTCTCCTGGGGCGCCACGGAAGTGAAGGCGCACGAAATGGTGGATGCCATCATCGAAGTCACCGAGACGGGCTCCTCGCTGCGCGCCAACAAGCTGCGCATCGTGGAAACCCTGCTGACATCATCGCCCCGGCTGATCGTCAATCACGACGCGTGGAAGGACAAGTTCAAGCGCCAGAAGGTGGAGACGCTCGCCCTCCTGCTGCGCGGCGCGCTGGAGGCGGAATCGAAGGTCGGCCTCAAGATGAACATCGCCGAGAAGAATTTGCAGACGCTGCTCGCAACACTGCCGGCGCTGCGCAACCCGACCATTTCCCAGCTCAGCCAGGCCGGCTGGGTGGCGGTGGAGACGATCATCGACGAAACCGTCGTGCGCCACCTGATCCCGCAGCTCAAGGCGCACGGCGCCGAAGGCATCATTGAATATCCGCTCAACAAGGTGGTGTATTGAGCGAGTAAAGTTTGACAATTCGACGCCACTTTTCTACTCAATCCGACACAAATTATGGGTTCACTCAAGAAACGCCGTAAGGCCAAAATCAACAAACACAAGCGGCGCAAGAAACTGCGTTTGAATCGCCACAAGAAGCGCACCTGGCAGAAGTAACCCTGCCTGAAGCGTCATTCCGCTTTCCCACACGGCGGCGCCCATTTCACTGGGTTGCCGCCTAGTGTATTATGAGCCGATGACATCCCGGCTGACCTTCCTCGTAACGGGCCTGTTCGCCTGCGTTGCCTTGGTGGCGTGTCGTTCGGTGTCCCGCACCGCCGACGCGCGGGCCACGGTCCAATCGGAACGCGCGATGGAGCGACAGGCGGAGGCGCATGCGCACTACGCGCAGGGCGCCCTTTACGAGTTGCAGGGGGAACCCGCGCCGGCACTGGACGAATTCGACCGCGCCGCCCGGCTTGATCCCGGCAACGAGCAGCTCGTTGTCGAGATTGCCCGCCGCTGGCTCCTGCAAAAGAAGCCGGACCGGGCGCTGGACCTGCTCAAGCTGGGCGCGTCCCAGCCCGGGGCCTCCGCCATGCTGGACGTGCTGCTGGGGACCGCCTATGCGCAGGTGGGCGAAACCAACCTGGCCGTCACTGCCAACCAGCGCGCGATCAAAAAGTCGCCCCAACTGCTGGCCGGTTACCAGAACCTCTACGTCGGACACGTGCAGGCCGGCCGGCCGTTGGAAGCCTTGAACGTGCTCGACGCCGCCGCGAAGCAGAAGGATGTCAACGCGGAGTTCCTGGTGGGGCTCGCCGAGTTGTATTTGAATTTGGAAACCGCCGCACCGTCCACCCGGACGAATGTGCAGGCGCGCCTGCGGCCGTTGCTGCAACGGGCAAAGGCAACAGCGACGGAAAACCTGCACACCCGCCTGCGGCTGGCGGATGCGTTCAACGCCGCCGGGGAGGCTGATGAGGCGGCCACGCTGTATCAGGCACTCCTCGCCGAGGTGCCGCAGGCGCCCATGCTCCAGGAAAACTTGCGGGCCAAATTGACGGACATCTATCTACGCGGCAAGGATCGGGGCAAGGCCATCGAACAGTTGCGGGCGATGGTGGCCAGCGACCCGCTCAACATGCAGGCGCACTATTACCTTGCGCTCCTGTATGCCGAAGCGGGCGACTCGGAACACGCGGAGGAGATGTATCGCAAAACCATCGTGCTCAACCCCAAGTTCGAACAGGCTTACTACGATCTGGCCGCGTCCCAGTTGGGCAGCAGCGAGACCAATGCCGTCTTCCGGACGCTGGAACAGGCGCAGAAGAAATTTGGTGAAAACTTTGTTTCGGAGTTCCTGCTCGGCGTGGCCAATGCCCGCATCGGCAAATATGCGGAGGCGGTCAAGCGTTACACTTCGGCCGAGGTGATGGCGCGGGCCACGGACCCGAAGCGCCTGACGCCCTTGTTCTATTTCCAAATGGGCTCGGCACTGGAACGGAAGGGTGACTATTCGGAAGCGGTGAAATACCTCGAGAAAGCGCTCGCGCTCAAACCGGAGTTTCCAGAGGCCGCCAACTACCTGGGCTTCATGTGGGCGGAACGCGGCGAAAACCTGGAGCGCGCCCGGGCGTTGATCGACCAGGCCGTCAAGGCGGAGCCCGACAACAGCGCGTATCTTGACAGTCTGGCCTGGGTGCTGTTCAAGCAGGGCCGCGCGCAGGAAGCCCTGCCCGTGATGCTCCACGCCATCGCCCAGGCGCAGGAGGACCATGAAATGGATGCCACCCTTTACGACCACCTCGGCGACATCTACGCGGCGCAAGGCGACGCGACCAAAGCACGCGACGCCTGGACCAAGGCGCTGAACTTGGGGCCCGATGACACCATCCGGAAGAAGTTGGACGCGCTGCCGGCGGCGCACTAAGGCTGTTCGGGCAAATGGGACACCAATTCACCAAGCATTACACCCGCGAGGAAGCGCGCACCCTGCTGCCGCAAATTCGCGAATGGCTCGGGCAACTCGCCGTGCTGCGCGCCAGCCTGCGCAAGCATGATCAACGCGTCGAAACCCTGCTTGATGCCGGCACCGACCGTGGCGGCCAGACCGTGAACGACTGGGTGCGGACCATGGCCGATATCCAGCATGTGATCATGGAATTTCAAAGTCGTGAGATCTTCATCAAGGACGCCGATCGCGGCTTGATTGATTTTCCCGCGCTCATCGGCGGCCGGGAAGTGTTTCTCTGCTGGGAAAACGGAGAGGCCGACATTGAATATTGGCACGATCTGGAATCGGGCTACGGCGGCCGCGAAAAGCTCTGAAGCGCCGGCCCAGATGCCGGCGGTGGGGGGCAGATTGGGCGCGGCCAGGTCGCCATTGGCTGGGGCGCAAATTTTTTTGAACGCATCTATAGCAGGGCAATCTAAACGTCACACGGGCAGGGGCGCGGCTGGCTTCGTGCGCGGGCGCACGGGCGCGGGCACTCTTCCGGAGATTTTTTGAAAGCACGACCATGATCAAAGTTGAAAAATTGACGAAAGTCTTTGGCACCAAGCGGGCCGTGGACGACGTGAGCTTCTCCGTCGAGCGCGGCGAGGTGCTGGGCTTTCTCGGACCAAACGGTGCGGGAAAATCCACCACCATGCGCATGATTACTGGCTTTATTCCGCCCAGTGCGGGGCGGGTGACCGTTGGCGGACACGACATGCTGGCCCGCCCGATTCCGGCCAAACGATTGATCGGGTATCTGCCCGAGAGCGCGCCGGCCTACACGGACATGACGGTGCATGGCTTTCTAAATTTCACCGCGGAGATTCGCGGTCTGACCGGCGCCGCGCGCAAGCAGGCGGTGCACCGCGTCGTTGAAATGTGCTTTCTCGAAGCTGTGTTGCACCAGAGCGTGGAAACGTTGTCCAAAGGCTACCGCCATCGCACCTGCTTCGCCCAGTCCATCATCCACGATCCCGACGTGCTCGTCCTGGACGAGCCGACCGACGGCCTCGATCCGAATCAAAAGCACGAGGTGCGCAATTTGATCCGGCGCATGGGCGAGAAAAAGGCGATCATCTTCTCCACCCACATTCTCGAGGAGGTGGATGCCGTCTGCTCGCGGGCGATCATCATCGACCGGGGCCGCGTGGTGGCCAACGGCACTCCGGCCGAACTGCGCCGGAAGTCCGATCTGGCCGGCGCGGTGACCGTCCGCGTGGCGGGCGTGGCCGCCAGCGCAATCTCACAAAAACTTCAGGCGGTAGCCGGCGTCAAACGCTGCATTGTGGTCAGCGAAAACGGCAAGTCAGCCACCGTGCGCGCCTTCCCAAAAGCGCCGCCGGTGAACGGCGAATTTGCCCGCGCCATTGGCGAGGCTTTGAACGGTGTGAAAATTGAAGAACTGCACACGGAAGAAGGGCGGCTCGACGAGGTGTTCCGCAGCATCACCATGCCGGACACGGCCAAGGAGGTGGCCCGATGAGCGCCGTTGCCAACATCAAGACCATTGCGAAGCGCGAATTGAGCGCCTACTTCACCTCGCCGCTCGCGTATGTGTTCATTGTGATTTTTCTCATCCTGTGCGGTTTCTTCACGTTCTCGTCGTCGCTGGGCGCGTTCTTTGAACGCGGTCAGGCGTCGCTGGTGCAGCCGTTCTTCAACTGGCATCCGTGGTTTTACCTCTTCCTCGTGCCGGCGGTGGGCATGCGGTTGTGGGCGGAGGAGCGCCGCGTGGGCACCATCGAGCTGCTGCTGACCATGCCCATCACGGCCTGGCAGGCGATCGCGGGAAAATTCCTCGCCAGCTGGTTGTTCCTGGGCGTCGCGCTGATTCTGACCTTCCCGGTGGTCATCACGGTGAACTATCTGGGGCATCCCGACAACGGCGTCATCTTCGCGGCCTACGTTGGAAGCTGGCTGATGGGCGGGGCGTATCTTGCCATCAGTTGCCTGACGTCCGCCATGACCCGCACGCAGGTCGTCAGCTTCATCATCTCGGTGATGGCCTGCCTGTTCCTGATTCTGTGCGGCTTCGGCCCGGTGATCGGCTTGTTGGAAAACATCGCGAGCCCCAAGTTGGTGGACTTTGTGGCTTCGTTCAGTTTCATCACCCACTTCGAGGGCTTTCAGAAGGGCATCCTGGATTCGCGTGACGTGATTTTCTTCCTGTCCGTGATCGGGTTTTCGCTGTTCAGCACAAGCGTCATTTTGCGCGGTCACCGCGCGGGCTAAGAGAGAAGGAAGCATGAAGAACAAAGGTCTCCAGACAATTCTCTATTCGACCGTTGGCATCCTGGCGATGGCGGTCATTCTGATCGGTTTCAACGTCATCACCGGGGCGTTCAAGAAGCGCGTCGATCTTACCGAGGAAAAGGCCTACACGCTGTCCGCGGGCACAAAGGCCATTCTGGCAAAGCTCGATACACCGGTGAAAATCCGGTTCTACTGCACGCAAAGCGAACAATCCACGCCCGAGACGGTGTTTCTCAAGAGCTACGCCCGCCGCGTCGAGGACTTGCTGGAGGAATTCCGCCAGGCCGGACACGGAAAAGTCATCATTGAGAAGTTCAATCCGTTGCCGGATTCGGATGCGGAGGACAAGGCGCGCTTTGACGGCATCGAGCCGGAACAGCTGGGCACCGGCGAACCGTTCTATCTGGGGCTGGCGGTGAGCCAGTTGGATGAAAAACAGGCCGTGCCGCTGCCGCCCAATCGCGAGCGCCTGCTTGAATACGACGTCGCCCGCGCCATTTCCCGGGTTGAAAATCCGGCCAAGCCGGTCATCGGCGTCATGAGCAGCCTGCCCATTTGGGGCCAGCCCGCCAACCCGATGATGATGCAAATGGGCCAGCGCGGCAGCGAGCCGTGGATTCTCATCAACGAATTGAAACAGGACTTCGACGTGAAGCGCGTCGAAATGACGGCCGACAAGATTGACGACGGCATCAAGGTGCTGCTGGTCATCCATCCCAAGGAGATCTCGGACAAGGCCCAGTTCGCCATTGACCAGTTCGTGATGCGCGGGGGCAAGCTGATTGCGTTCCTCGATCCTTACTCGGTCGTGGACAGCCGCGGTCAGAACCCGATGATGGGCGGGATGAGCGCGGGCAGCAGTTCGAATCTGGAGAAGCTGCTCAAGGCGTGGGGGCTTTCCTTTTCCACCAAGGTCGTGGCCGACGTGAATCTTCTGATGGAACTGGGCGGCCGCACCGGCGAACCCATGCGCCAACCCACGTGGTTGTCCGTGACCAAGAAGGAAATGAACAACAACGACATCACGACCAGCGAGATTGACAACATCTGGCTGCCCATGGCGGGCGCATTCACCGGCACGCCGGCGGCCGGCCTCAAGGAAACCGTGCTCTTTCACAGCACCAAGGATTCGGAGCTGGTGGACGGCATGATGGCGAGCTTCGGCGGCGACCAGATCCTCAAGGACTTCAAGTCGGCCGACCAGGAGCAGACGCTGACCGTGCGCCTCACCGGCAAGTTCAAGACGGCTTTTCCGGAGGGT from Verrucomicrobiia bacterium encodes the following:
- a CDS encoding ABC transporter permease, which codes for MSAVANIKTIAKRELSAYFTSPLAYVFIVIFLILCGFFTFSSSLGAFFERGQASLVQPFFNWHPWFYLFLVPAVGMRLWAEERRVGTIELLLTMPITAWQAIAGKFLASWLFLGVALILTFPVVITVNYLGHPDNGVIFAAYVGSWLMGGAYLAISCLTSAMTRTQVVSFIISVMACLFLILCGFGPVIGLLENIASPKLVDFVASFSFITHFEGFQKGILDSRDVIFFLSVIGFSLFSTSVILRGHRAG
- the hisG gene encoding ATP phosphoribosyltransferase, with the translated sequence MSKQVLRFGLPKGSLQESALQKMAKAGWNVSVSSRSYVPYVDDEELEIRLIRAQEISRYVENGVLDAGITGHDWIIENDSKVHEVGEFVFSKVSRQPTRWVLAVPEQSPIKSVKDLEGKRIATEVVNLTKRWLKKNGVKAEVEFSWGATEVKAHEMVDAIIEVTETGSSLRANKLRIVETLLTSSPRLIVNHDAWKDKFKRQKVETLALLLRGALEAESKVGLKMNIAEKNLQTLLATLPALRNPTISQLSQAGWVAVETIIDETVVRHLIPQLKAHGAEGIIEYPLNKVVY
- a CDS encoding MFS transporter, yielding MALLFPVAMLNYLDRQIFSTMKKSMMADMHSIATDEQFGALMGIFLIVYGCFSPIGGYLADRFNRRWTVIVSLGVWSLVTWLTGHTHNYDQMWWARAAMGISEACYIPAALALIADFHTGPTRSRAVGIHQAGIYTGIALGGLGGFIADSAYGWRAAFNWFGLAGVLYAFVLVAFLRNPDKPKVNVALGEKSLSPWAAVKSLLGLGSFILLVLYFTLPALPGWLMKNWLPAILADTFKLGQGTAGLNATLWITFASLVGVLAGGAIADRWMRVTPRGRIYTSALGMVLMIPALFGVGYAPSLAVAIVFLVIFGLGWGFFDCNNMPILCQIARPELRATGYGLMNLVSITAGGWFTQKIGALRDAGVAPALIFVFCALAAAVSVALVLFIRPRTIAEAQSGGR
- a CDS encoding DUF2203 domain-containing protein, whose protein sequence is MGHQFTKHYTREEARTLLPQIREWLGQLAVLRASLRKHDQRVETLLDAGTDRGGQTVNDWVRTMADIQHVIMEFQSREIFIKDADRGLIDFPALIGGREVFLCWENGEADIEYWHDLESGYGGREKL
- a CDS encoding AURKAIP1/COX24 domain-containing protein → MGSLKKRRKAKINKHKRRKKLRLNRHKKRTWQK
- a CDS encoding Gldg family protein, with translation MKNKGLQTILYSTVGILAMAVILIGFNVITGAFKKRVDLTEEKAYTLSAGTKAILAKLDTPVKIRFYCTQSEQSTPETVFLKSYARRVEDLLEEFRQAGHGKVIIEKFNPLPDSDAEDKARFDGIEPEQLGTGEPFYLGLAVSQLDEKQAVPLPPNRERLLEYDVARAISRVENPAKPVIGVMSSLPIWGQPANPMMMQMGQRGSEPWILINELKQDFDVKRVEMTADKIDDGIKVLLVIHPKEISDKAQFAIDQFVMRGGKLIAFLDPYSVVDSRGQNPMMGGMSAGSSSNLEKLLKAWGLSFSTKVVADVNLLMELGGRTGEPMRQPTWLSVTKKEMNNNDITTSEIDNIWLPMAGAFTGTPAAGLKETVLFHSTKDSELVDGMMASFGGDQILKDFKSADQEQTLTVRLTGKFKTAFPEGEPGDGSTNATSTTTNTLKECKDENAVILVGDSDLLYDNFAVQTMNTPFGRLAQALNANLTFAQNCVEQMAGDKNLIQVRSRAVLNRPFEVVKQKEAEANARYQAEIAKLEQSLTDTQQRLNELQAQKSDKSQRFILSPEQEQELQKFQDQEASVRKQLKEVRKKLNQDIVSMENNIKWTNILAMPVLVSLFGIVLAVVKSKKQGAK
- the purN gene encoding phosphoribosylglycinamide formyltransferase; this encodes MTDERSFRIGVLGSGKGSNFVAIAEAIRAGAVPAEVALVLSDVENAGILERARERGRPARYVAPGKFRTKLDDEAEANFVTALREAKVDLVVLAGFMRILKSGLMNAFLNRIINIHPSLLPSFPGLEAWKQALDHGVKVTGCTVHFVDAGVDSGPIIGQQTVPVLDDDTPESLHQRIHAAEHELYPKCVAALARGEIEVRGRRVVHRRP
- a CDS encoding ATP-binding cassette domain-containing protein; translated protein: MIKVEKLTKVFGTKRAVDDVSFSVERGEVLGFLGPNGAGKSTTMRMITGFIPPSAGRVTVGGHDMLARPIPAKRLIGYLPESAPAYTDMTVHGFLNFTAEIRGLTGAARKQAVHRVVEMCFLEAVLHQSVETLSKGYRHRTCFAQSIIHDPDVLVLDEPTDGLDPNQKHEVRNLIRRMGEKKAIIFSTHILEEVDAVCSRAIIIDRGRVVANGTPAELRRKSDLAGAVTVRVAGVAASAISQKLQAVAGVKRCIVVSENGKSATVRAFPKAPPVNGEFARAIGEALNGVKIEELHTEEGRLDEVFRSITMPDTAKEVAR
- a CDS encoding tetratricopeptide repeat protein → MTSRLTFLVTGLFACVALVACRSVSRTADARATVQSERAMERQAEAHAHYAQGALYELQGEPAPALDEFDRAARLDPGNEQLVVEIARRWLLQKKPDRALDLLKLGASQPGASAMLDVLLGTAYAQVGETNLAVTANQRAIKKSPQLLAGYQNLYVGHVQAGRPLEALNVLDAAAKQKDVNAEFLVGLAELYLNLETAAPSTRTNVQARLRPLLQRAKATATENLHTRLRLADAFNAAGEADEAATLYQALLAEVPQAPMLQENLRAKLTDIYLRGKDRGKAIEQLRAMVASDPLNMQAHYYLALLYAEAGDSEHAEEMYRKTIVLNPKFEQAYYDLAASQLGSSETNAVFRTLEQAQKKFGENFVSEFLLGVANARIGKYAEAVKRYTSAEVMARATDPKRLTPLFYFQMGSALERKGDYSEAVKYLEKALALKPEFPEAANYLGFMWAERGENLERARALIDQAVKAEPDNSAYLDSLAWVLFKQGRAQEALPVMLHAIAQAQEDHEMDATLYDHLGDIYAAQGDATKARDAWTKALNLGPDDTIRKKLDALPAAH